The Argopecten irradians isolate NY chromosome 4, Ai_NY, whole genome shotgun sequence genome has a window encoding:
- the LOC138320940 gene encoding calcium-binding mitochondrial carrier protein Aralar1-like isoform X2 translates to MAATREVEIFKGAETDELRQIFLKYASSKTPEGEEYMTYSDLIHSYLGILRGDDYDEYTLQLFGSSVDTSRNMKISFAEFKAFESLLRLPDSMYALAFQIFDRNGNGFISCGEFEEIIQHTTLNRKIPFDFDCDFIKLHFGKDKERKVTYPEFTQMIHDFHDEHALQAFRRLDKKSTGYINAKDFEEIMVSLKSYLLTSFVKENLVTVTVGGEKHRQVSYSFFMAFISLLNNMELVKKIYMSATRRDTSKEVTKEEMLYQAQEYSQITPLELDILFHLVGLKHQRGRLSYEDLHQISPMKGRETPFTIQMAIAQEKINLEQGKERSSLLGVLESVYRFALGSVAGATGATAVYPIDLVKTRIQNQRTGSMVGELMYKNSFDCFKKVIRHEGVLGLYRGLGPQLVGVCPEKAIKLTMNDFMRDNLMNKDGTLPLWAECVAGGTAGASQVMFTNPLEIVKIRLQVAGEIVGKTRVSAFSVIKDLGFFGLYKGSRACFLRDIPFSAIYFPAYAHLKKAFADENGYNSPGTLLLAATCAGMPAAALPTPADVIKTRLQVQARKGQTVYTGLTDCARKIYAEEGFAAFWKGAPARVFRSSPQFGVTLLTYELLQRLFYVDFGGRRPEGSAGKSPVLEEQLSRNPDHIGGYRLAKATFDGMESKFGLCLPKFKSSAS, encoded by the exons GTGGAGATTTTTAAAGGAGCAGAAACTGATGAACTCCGCCAAATCTTTTTAAAG TATGCCAGCAGTAAGACACCAGAAGGGGAGGAGTATATGACCTACTCGGACCTGATCCACAGTTACTTGGGGATTCTGCGTGGTGACGACTATGATGAGTACACACTACAGTTGTTTGGGTCCAGTGTGGATACCTCCCGGAACAT GAAGATCTCGTTTGCAGAGTTCAAGGCCTTTGAATCTCTACTGAGGCTGCCAGACTCCATGTATGCTCTTGCCTTCCAAATTTTTGACAGAAATGGAAATGGATTTATTTCTTGTG GTGAATTTGAAGAAATTATTCAACATACAACCCTCAATAGAAAGATACCTTTTGATTTCGACTGTGATTTCATCAAGCTCCACTTCGGCAAAGACAAAGAACGAAAAGTCACGTATCCTGAATTCACCCAAATGATCCAT GATTTTCATGATGAGCATGCTCTCCAAGCGTTCCGCAGACTGGACAAGAAGAGTACAGGCTACATTAATGCCAAGGACTTTGAGGAGATTATGGTGTCACTTAAGAGTTATCTTCTCACAAGCTTTGTCAAGGAAAATCTTGTCACA GTAACAGTTGGTGGGGAGAAACATAGACAAGTGAGCTACTCCTTCTTCATGGCCTTCATCTCACTGCTGAACAATATGGAACTTGTCAAGAAGATTTACATGTCTGCTACACGACGTGATACCAGTAAAGAGGTCACTAAAG AGGAAATGCTTTACCAGGCCCAGGAATATTCTCAGATCACACCGCTTGAACTGGATATTCTTTTTCATTTGGTCGGACTGAAGCATCAGAGAGG GAGGTTGTCATATGAAGATCTTCACCAAATTTCACCAATGAAGGGACGAGAAACTCCATTTACAATTCAGATGGCTATTGCACAG GAAAAAATAAATTTGGAGCAAGGGAAGGAACGATCAAGTTTACTAGGAGTTCTTGAGAGTGTGTACAGATTTGCATTGGGGTCTGTTGCTGGAG CCACTGGAGCGACGGCTGTCTACCCAATTGATCTTGTGAAGACTCGTATACAAAACCAACGTACTGGCTCGATGGTAGGAGAACTCATGTACAAGAACAGCTTTGACTGTTTTAAGAAAGTTATTCGACATGAGGGAGTCTTGGGACTTTACCGTGGTCTGGGACCTCAACTGGTTGGTGTCTGCCCGGAGAAAGCTATCAAACTGACG ATGAATGACTTTATGCGAGACAATCTGATGAACAAAGATGGAACCCTTCCTCTCTGGGCCGAGTGTGTAGCAGGAGGAACG GCTGGTGCATCACAAGTTATGTTTACCAATCCTTTAGAAATTGTAAAGATCCGACTACAGGTAGCCGGTGAAATCGTGGGCAAGACTCGCGTCAGTGCCTTCAGTGTTATAAAAGACCTGGGATTCTTTGGGCTATACAAG GGTTCCAGAGCCTGTTTCCTAAGAGACATACCCTTTTCTGCTATCTATTTTCCTGCCTATGCACATTTAAAGAAAgcttttgctgatgaaaatggTTACAATTCCCCTGGTACACTGCTGCTGGCAGCTACATGTGCAG GTATGCCTGCGGCGGCTCTGCCCACCCCTGCTGATGTGATAAAGACAAGACTGCAGGTTCAGGCTCGTAAGGGACAAACCGTCTACACCGGTCTCACAGACTGTGCCAGAAAGATTTATGCTGAAGAAGGATTCGCTGCATTTTGGAAAGGAGCTCCAG CCCGTGTATTCAGGTCCTCACCACAGTTTGGTGTGACGTTGCTAACATATGAACTGTTACAAAGGTTGTTTTATGTGGATTTCGGTGGCAG GCGACCGGAAGGTTCAGCAGGAAAGTCTCCCGTTTTGGAGGAACAGTTATCACGGAACCCTGATCACATTGGAGGGTACAGACTTGCTAAGGCTACCTTTGATGGAATGGAGTCCAAGTTTGGTCTATGTCTACCAAAATTCAAGTCGTCAGCATCTTGA
- the LOC138320940 gene encoding electrogenic aspartate/glutamate antiporter SLC25A13, mitochondrial-like isoform X1, whose amino-acid sequence MAATRENEGFGFISKLWPFLRKAECESKQVEIFKGAETDELRQIFLKYASSKTPEGEEYMTYSDLIHSYLGILRGDDYDEYTLQLFGSSVDTSRNMKISFAEFKAFESLLRLPDSMYALAFQIFDRNGNGFISCGEFEEIIQHTTLNRKIPFDFDCDFIKLHFGKDKERKVTYPEFTQMIHDFHDEHALQAFRRLDKKSTGYINAKDFEEIMVSLKSYLLTSFVKENLVTVTVGGEKHRQVSYSFFMAFISLLNNMELVKKIYMSATRRDTSKEVTKEEMLYQAQEYSQITPLELDILFHLVGLKHQRGRLSYEDLHQISPMKGRETPFTIQMAIAQEKINLEQGKERSSLLGVLESVYRFALGSVAGATGATAVYPIDLVKTRIQNQRTGSMVGELMYKNSFDCFKKVIRHEGVLGLYRGLGPQLVGVCPEKAIKLTMNDFMRDNLMNKDGTLPLWAECVAGGTAGASQVMFTNPLEIVKIRLQVAGEIVGKTRVSAFSVIKDLGFFGLYKGSRACFLRDIPFSAIYFPAYAHLKKAFADENGYNSPGTLLLAATCAGMPAAALPTPADVIKTRLQVQARKGQTVYTGLTDCARKIYAEEGFAAFWKGAPARVFRSSPQFGVTLLTYELLQRLFYVDFGGRRPEGSAGKSPVLEEQLSRNPDHIGGYRLAKATFDGMESKFGLCLPKFKSSAS is encoded by the exons GTGGAGATTTTTAAAGGAGCAGAAACTGATGAACTCCGCCAAATCTTTTTAAAG TATGCCAGCAGTAAGACACCAGAAGGGGAGGAGTATATGACCTACTCGGACCTGATCCACAGTTACTTGGGGATTCTGCGTGGTGACGACTATGATGAGTACACACTACAGTTGTTTGGGTCCAGTGTGGATACCTCCCGGAACAT GAAGATCTCGTTTGCAGAGTTCAAGGCCTTTGAATCTCTACTGAGGCTGCCAGACTCCATGTATGCTCTTGCCTTCCAAATTTTTGACAGAAATGGAAATGGATTTATTTCTTGTG GTGAATTTGAAGAAATTATTCAACATACAACCCTCAATAGAAAGATACCTTTTGATTTCGACTGTGATTTCATCAAGCTCCACTTCGGCAAAGACAAAGAACGAAAAGTCACGTATCCTGAATTCACCCAAATGATCCAT GATTTTCATGATGAGCATGCTCTCCAAGCGTTCCGCAGACTGGACAAGAAGAGTACAGGCTACATTAATGCCAAGGACTTTGAGGAGATTATGGTGTCACTTAAGAGTTATCTTCTCACAAGCTTTGTCAAGGAAAATCTTGTCACA GTAACAGTTGGTGGGGAGAAACATAGACAAGTGAGCTACTCCTTCTTCATGGCCTTCATCTCACTGCTGAACAATATGGAACTTGTCAAGAAGATTTACATGTCTGCTACACGACGTGATACCAGTAAAGAGGTCACTAAAG AGGAAATGCTTTACCAGGCCCAGGAATATTCTCAGATCACACCGCTTGAACTGGATATTCTTTTTCATTTGGTCGGACTGAAGCATCAGAGAGG GAGGTTGTCATATGAAGATCTTCACCAAATTTCACCAATGAAGGGACGAGAAACTCCATTTACAATTCAGATGGCTATTGCACAG GAAAAAATAAATTTGGAGCAAGGGAAGGAACGATCAAGTTTACTAGGAGTTCTTGAGAGTGTGTACAGATTTGCATTGGGGTCTGTTGCTGGAG CCACTGGAGCGACGGCTGTCTACCCAATTGATCTTGTGAAGACTCGTATACAAAACCAACGTACTGGCTCGATGGTAGGAGAACTCATGTACAAGAACAGCTTTGACTGTTTTAAGAAAGTTATTCGACATGAGGGAGTCTTGGGACTTTACCGTGGTCTGGGACCTCAACTGGTTGGTGTCTGCCCGGAGAAAGCTATCAAACTGACG ATGAATGACTTTATGCGAGACAATCTGATGAACAAAGATGGAACCCTTCCTCTCTGGGCCGAGTGTGTAGCAGGAGGAACG GCTGGTGCATCACAAGTTATGTTTACCAATCCTTTAGAAATTGTAAAGATCCGACTACAGGTAGCCGGTGAAATCGTGGGCAAGACTCGCGTCAGTGCCTTCAGTGTTATAAAAGACCTGGGATTCTTTGGGCTATACAAG GGTTCCAGAGCCTGTTTCCTAAGAGACATACCCTTTTCTGCTATCTATTTTCCTGCCTATGCACATTTAAAGAAAgcttttgctgatgaaaatggTTACAATTCCCCTGGTACACTGCTGCTGGCAGCTACATGTGCAG GTATGCCTGCGGCGGCTCTGCCCACCCCTGCTGATGTGATAAAGACAAGACTGCAGGTTCAGGCTCGTAAGGGACAAACCGTCTACACCGGTCTCACAGACTGTGCCAGAAAGATTTATGCTGAAGAAGGATTCGCTGCATTTTGGAAAGGAGCTCCAG CCCGTGTATTCAGGTCCTCACCACAGTTTGGTGTGACGTTGCTAACATATGAACTGTTACAAAGGTTGTTTTATGTGGATTTCGGTGGCAG GCGACCGGAAGGTTCAGCAGGAAAGTCTCCCGTTTTGGAGGAACAGTTATCACGGAACCCTGATCACATTGGAGGGTACAGACTTGCTAAGGCTACCTTTGATGGAATGGAGTCCAAGTTTGGTCTATGTCTACCAAAATTCAAGTCGTCAGCATCTTGA